From one Agathobaculum sp. NTUH-O15-33 genomic stretch:
- the feoB gene encoding ferrous iron transport protein B, whose amino-acid sequence MKKRTLAIIGNPNSGKTTLFNRLTGANQHVGNWPGVTVDRKSGGVCYKGTSVELVDLPGIYSLSPYTQEEIIAREYVLSDELDGILNIVDAANIERNLYLTLQLIALGLPMVVALGFMDDVRAQGIEIDCAALSERLGVPVVPISAKKGENMDELLSAITGEMRPPARQPAYLHGVSAAIRRAATLLEPLPLRRCSLPFYAAKLLEGDEKMREQVDLPRGTRDELHAIAAGMHSHANSTDNEMVLADALYDYIEEIVAASYRHPHGRKITVTERIDKIVLHRFWALPIFAFFMFLMFWSTFGPIGSALADGMEYLLQGLLAPAVRGALTTVNAQGWLIGLLCDGVIGGVGGVLSFLPQIVILFFYLSILEDTGYLARVAFIMDTLLRRIGLSGKSFVPMLMGFGCTTPAVMAARTMENEKDRRMTIMLTPFMSCGAKLPVYALVAGAVFKEHQGLIILSLYVLGILVGILAGFILKKTVFRGVSSGFVLELPTYRMPSFKGTVLNMWQKAKDFITKAGTIIFLMSVVIWLLQNFTLSLAVAGNSAESILGVLGAAIAPVFGPLGFGHWQESVALLTGLVAKEAVVSTMSVLYGAAGDSAMLSGLIGTVFTPLSGYAFLTFTLLYMPCMSAFATIRREMGGWRWALGAAAFQTGLAYIVALVIYQVGGLFL is encoded by the coding sequence ATGAAAAAAAGAACCCTTGCCATTATCGGTAACCCAAACAGCGGTAAAACGACGCTCTTCAACCGGCTGACCGGCGCAAACCAGCACGTGGGCAACTGGCCCGGCGTAACGGTGGATCGGAAAAGCGGCGGCGTGTGTTATAAGGGCACCTCGGTCGAACTGGTCGATTTGCCCGGCATCTATTCGCTTTCCCCCTACACGCAAGAAGAAATCATTGCGCGGGAATACGTTCTTTCCGACGAGCTGGACGGTATTTTAAATATCGTTGACGCCGCCAATATCGAACGCAATCTGTATTTGACGCTTCAGCTGATCGCGCTTGGTCTTCCCATGGTCGTTGCCCTTGGCTTCATGGATGATGTGCGCGCGCAAGGTATCGAGATCGACTGCGCCGCGCTATCCGAGCGTCTCGGCGTGCCGGTCGTGCCGATTAGCGCGAAAAAGGGCGAGAATATGGACGAGCTGCTCTCGGCCATAACCGGTGAAATGCGTCCGCCCGCGCGCCAGCCGGCTTATCTGCACGGCGTGAGCGCGGCGATCCGCCGCGCGGCGACCTTGTTGGAGCCGCTGCCGCTGCGTCGGTGCAGCCTGCCGTTTTACGCGGCAAAGCTGCTGGAAGGCGACGAAAAAATGCGCGAACAGGTCGATCTGCCGCGCGGAACGCGGGATGAGCTGCACGCCATCGCAGCCGGTATGCACAGCCACGCCAATTCGACAGACAACGAAATGGTGCTGGCGGACGCGCTTTATGATTACATAGAAGAGATCGTGGCAGCAAGCTACCGCCACCCGCACGGACGAAAAATCACCGTGACCGAGCGGATCGATAAAATCGTGCTGCACCGGTTTTGGGCGCTGCCGATCTTTGCGTTTTTCATGTTCCTCATGTTTTGGAGCACCTTTGGGCCGATCGGTTCGGCGTTGGCGGATGGGATGGAATATCTGCTGCAAGGGTTGCTGGCGCCTGCGGTGCGCGGCGCGCTCACCACGGTCAATGCGCAGGGCTGGCTGATCGGTCTGCTGTGCGACGGCGTGATCGGCGGCGTGGGCGGCGTTTTAAGCTTTTTGCCGCAGATCGTCATTTTATTTTTCTACCTTTCGATCTTGGAGGATACCGGCTATCTGGCGCGCGTTGCCTTTATCATGGACACGCTGCTGCGCCGCATCGGCCTTTCGGGCAAATCGTTCGTGCCCATGCTGATGGGCTTTGGCTGTACCACGCCCGCCGTGATGGCCGCCCGTACGATGGAAAACGAGAAGGACCGCCGCATGACCATCATGCTCACGCCCTTCATGTCCTGCGGGGCCAAGCTGCCGGTGTACGCCCTTGTCGCGGGCGCGGTGTTTAAAGAGCATCAAGGGCTGATCATCCTCAGCCTGTACGTGCTGGGTATTTTAGTCGGCATATTGGCGGGATTCATTTTAAAGAAAACTGTTTTTCGCGGCGTTTCCTCCGGTTTTGTGCTGGAACTGCCGACCTACCGCATGCCCTCCTTTAAGGGCACGGTGCTCAATATGTGGCAGAAGGCCAAGGATTTTATCACCAAGGCAGGTACGATTATTTTCTTGATGAGCGTGGTCATCTGGCTGCTGCAAAACTTCACGCTGTCGCTCGCCGTGGCGGGTAACAGTGCGGAAAGTATTTTGGGCGTGCTTGGCGCCGCGATCGCGCCGGTGTTCGGTCCGCTCGGTTTTGGACACTGGCAGGAATCCGTGGCGCTGCTGACCGGCCTTGTCGCGAAGGAGGCCGTCGTTTCGACGATGAGCGTGCTCTACGGCGCGGCGGGGGACAGCGCGATGCTGTCCGGGCTGATCGGCACGGTTTTCACACCGCTTTCCGGTTATGCGTTTTTGACGTTTACGCTGCTGTACATGCCCTGTATGTCCGCCTTCGCGACGATCCGGCGCGAAATGGGCGGCTGGCGCTGGGCGCTCGGCGCGGCCGCTTTCCAAACCGGGCTGGCCTATATCGTCGCGCTCGTCATCTACCAAGTGGGCGGTTTGTTCCTGTAA
- a CDS encoding DUF4153 domain-containing protein: MQPNITSASGEIRAPQVSIPKTPQASPQKPPFACDRTDTLFAVLAFAFGYFYIWSFEKTMNSPLIALITVGYAALVLTYLYLRGRRPGAESWFWMAVLFSLGLPVTLWSLAPTLQIFLLHGVALYWTLSAAGVLYGGKTSNWLPFDCLSALLVVPAANFPAAFRALLVKRGGGKTRRQVGMVLLGVCIAVPLLALVLPLLASADQMFAEGMRQTGTWFLNNCGDVLLRLILAVPVGAWVYAACYGAARGVHTEPYDRATVRRMAQKAHLVPALASVTALMLVCVAYALFIALQGGYLFSGFSGRLPASFSHAAYARQGFFELCRIGVINVCLLLVTHLFSRAEDEKNRALRLGGVALSALSLLLCATAMSKMGLYIAAYGLTVKRVVATVFLVWLALVFLSAIAYQCKRFGIVRFAAISGAILVCLLCVLPVERLIASYNAAHTFSSAIGFLFT; encoded by the coding sequence ATGCAACCGAATATCACTTCGGCGAGCGGCGAGATCCGCGCGCCTCAGGTTTCTATACCCAAAACGCCTCAGGCATCGCCCCAAAAGCCGCCCTTTGCCTGTGATCGGACGGATACGCTGTTCGCGGTTTTGGCTTTCGCCTTCGGCTATTTCTATATTTGGTCGTTTGAGAAAACCATGAACAGCCCGCTGATCGCGCTGATTACGGTGGGATACGCGGCCCTCGTGTTGACCTATCTGTATCTGCGGGGACGCCGCCCCGGAGCGGAAAGCTGGTTTTGGATGGCGGTGCTGTTCAGTCTTGGCTTGCCGGTCACGCTGTGGAGCCTAGCGCCAACGCTCCAGATATTTCTGCTGCACGGCGTTGCGCTTTATTGGACCCTGTCGGCCGCCGGCGTGCTGTACGGCGGCAAAACCAGTAATTGGCTGCCGTTTGATTGTCTGTCCGCGCTGCTCGTCGTGCCGGCCGCCAATTTCCCCGCGGCGTTTCGCGCGCTGCTCGTCAAACGCGGCGGCGGAAAAACGCGGCGGCAGGTGGGCATGGTGCTGCTGGGCGTATGTATCGCGGTGCCGCTGCTTGCGTTGGTGCTTCCGCTGCTCGCCAGCGCGGATCAGATGTTTGCCGAAGGCATGCGGCAAACGGGAACGTGGTTCCTGAACAACTGCGGTGATGTGCTGCTGCGTCTTATACTGGCTGTGCCGGTCGGCGCGTGGGTGTATGCCGCCTGCTATGGCGCGGCGCGCGGAGTTCATACCGAACCGTATGACCGCGCTACCGTGCGGCGGATGGCGCAAAAGGCGCATTTGGTGCCCGCGTTGGCGAGCGTGACCGCGCTCATGCTGGTATGCGTGGCTTATGCCCTGTTTATTGCGTTGCAGGGCGGGTATCTGTTTTCCGGTTTTTCCGGCCGTCTGCCGGCCAGCTTTTCCCACGCCGCTTACGCGCGGCAAGGCTTTTTTGAGCTTTGCCGTATTGGTGTAATTAACGTATGCCTGCTGCTGGTAACGCACCTGTTCAGCCGCGCTGAGGATGAGAAAAATCGGGCGCTGCGCCTAGGCGGCGTCGCGCTGAGCGCGCTCTCCCTGCTGCTTTGCGCGACAGCGATGAGCAAAATGGGGCTTTATATCGCGGCCTATGGGCTAACGGTCAAACGCGTGGTGGCAACGGTATTCCTCGTCTGGCTGGCGCTGGTCTTTTTGAGCGCGATCGCGTATCAGTGCAAGCGCTTCGGCATCGTGCGTTTCGCGGCGATCTCCGGCGCTATATTGGTCTGCCTGCTATGCGTGCTGCCGGTGGAACGGCTGATCGCTTCCTACAACGCCGCGCATACTTTTTCCAGCGCCATCGGGTTTCTGTTCACATAA
- a CDS encoding mannitol dehydrogenase family protein, giving the protein MKLTRESIKHHASWRGFRLPQYDIDETRRLTQEAPAWLHFGAGNLFRAFPAVLAQRLLTAGLSKTGVICCDGYDEDLIDRCYRDRDHLSLVVTVYSNGTLNKEVVGSVTESLKLSEDGARLQEIFLAPSLQMVSFTLTEKGYVIQTPEREFLPAYEHDRVNGPDEAACFFGKLSALCLARCRAGLPPLALVSLDNFQNNGERLERAVRLMVEAWLENGLITEEECDYLLRQCTYPVSMIDKITPHPDERIAKMLEKQGIEGMLPFVTAKNTYAAGFVNTESLQYLLIEDAFPNGHPALEQCGVILTRRDIVERSAHMKVSTCMNPMDTALGVFGCLLGYNKISDEMKDQELVTLVTRMSELEAMPMVADPGVIDPVEFLHRILGERYPNPFLQDTPQRIMTDTSRKLSLRFGETLYAYYNSTSPMHKATKLIYIPLVLAGWLRYLVGVDDRGEAIELSSDPNLDTVRAMMGAVKLGDQVPEKQLYKLLSSRMYFGVNLFEVGVGEIVVQLFNEMNRGPRAIRETLNKYCGEGSEK; this is encoded by the coding sequence ATGAAGCTGACAAGAGAGAGTATTAAGCATCATGCGTCTTGGCGCGGTTTCCGCCTGCCGCAATACGATATCGACGAGACGCGCCGGCTGACGCAGGAAGCGCCTGCCTGGCTGCATTTCGGCGCGGGCAACCTGTTCCGCGCGTTTCCCGCCGTGCTGGCCCAGCGCCTGCTGACCGCGGGCCTGTCGAAGACCGGCGTGATCTGCTGCGACGGGTACGATGAAGACCTGATCGACCGTTGCTATCGCGACCGCGACCACCTGTCCCTCGTCGTGACCGTTTATTCCAACGGCACGCTGAACAAGGAAGTCGTCGGTTCAGTCACGGAAAGCCTCAAGCTGAGCGAGGACGGCGCGCGCCTGCAAGAAATTTTCTTGGCGCCCAGCCTGCAAATGGTCAGCTTTACACTGACGGAAAAGGGCTATGTAATCCAAACGCCCGAACGCGAATTCTTGCCCGCCTATGAGCACGACCGCGTAAACGGCCCGGACGAGGCGGCGTGTTTCTTCGGCAAGCTGAGCGCGCTGTGTCTGGCGCGCTGCCGCGCCGGTCTGCCGCCGCTGGCCCTTGTTTCGCTGGATAACTTCCAGAACAACGGCGAGCGTTTGGAACGCGCCGTTCGCCTGATGGTCGAAGCGTGGCTGGAAAACGGCTTGATCACCGAGGAAGAGTGCGATTATCTGCTTCGCCAGTGCACCTATCCGGTGTCGATGATCGATAAGATCACGCCGCATCCGGATGAACGCATTGCCAAAATGCTTGAGAAGCAAGGGATCGAAGGCATGCTGCCGTTTGTTACCGCGAAAAACACCTATGCCGCCGGCTTTGTCAACACCGAAAGCCTGCAGTATCTGCTGATTGAAGATGCGTTCCCGAACGGTCATCCGGCGCTCGAGCAGTGCGGCGTTATCCTGACCCGCCGCGACATCGTCGAACGTTCGGCGCATATGAAGGTAAGCACCTGCATGAACCCGATGGATACGGCGCTGGGCGTTTTCGGTTGCTTGCTCGGCTACAATAAGATCAGCGATGAAATGAAGGATCAGGAATTGGTCACGCTGGTCACCCGTATGAGCGAATTGGAAGCCATGCCGATGGTGGCCGACCCGGGCGTGATCGATCCGGTCGAGTTCCTGCACCGCATTCTGGGCGAGCGCTACCCCAACCCCTTCCTGCAAGACACGCCCCAGCGTATCATGACCGATACCTCGCGTAAGCTTTCGCTGCGCTTTGGCGAAACGCTGTACGCCTACTATAACTCCACCTCGCCGATGCACAAGGCCACCAAGCTGATCTACATCCCGCTGGTACTGGCCGGTTGGCTGCGCTATCTGGTCGGCGTGGATGATCGCGGCGAGGCGATCGAGCTGAGCTCCGACCCTAACCTCGACACTGTGCGCGCCATGATGGGCGCGGTCAAGCTCGGCGATCAGGTGCCGGAAAAACAACTGTACAAGCTGCTCAGCAGCCGTATGTATTTCGGCGTCAACCTGTTCGAGGTCGGCGTGGGCGAGATCGTGGTGCAGCTCTTTAATGAGATGAACCGCGGCCCGCGCGCCATCCGCGAAACGCTGAATAAATACTGCGGCGAAGGCAGCGAAAAATAA
- a CDS encoding folate family ECF transporter S component translates to MSKKQNIFIRSLHELKSVRCLALTALLIAVNLTLDLLGLTIKLPPNLRIGFGFLCNAAIGMLFGPTVAMLGGIATDVLGYFAGGFTMGGYFPGFTVTAIAAGLIWGLWLYPRKLTVWRAIGAKACINLFCNIGLNTLWLTITGGKAMGALLVLRVPKNLLMLPVEIALLYFGMRLIDRFYRMLPGVTAPPRPAKQRTT, encoded by the coding sequence ATGTCCAAAAAACAAAATATCTTTATCCGTTCGCTGCACGAACTGAAAAGTGTGCGTTGTCTGGCGCTCACGGCATTACTCATCGCGGTGAATCTCACGCTCGATCTGTTGGGCCTCACGATCAAGCTGCCGCCCAATCTGCGGATCGGCTTCGGCTTTTTGTGTAACGCGGCGATCGGCATGCTGTTCGGGCCCACGGTGGCCATGCTGGGCGGCATTGCGACCGATGTGCTCGGCTATTTCGCTGGCGGCTTCACCATGGGCGGCTATTTCCCGGGCTTTACCGTCACCGCCATCGCGGCCGGTTTGATCTGGGGGCTGTGGCTTTATCCGCGCAAGCTCACCGTATGGCGCGCGATCGGCGCGAAAGCCTGCATCAATCTGTTTTGCAACATCGGCCTCAATACCCTGTGGCTGACAATCACGGGCGGCAAGGCAATGGGAGCGCTGCTGGTGCTGCGCGTACCCAAAAATCTGCTCATGCTGCCGGTCGAGATCGCGCTTTTATATTTCGGCATGCGTTTGATCGACCGGTTCTACCGCATGCTGCCCGGCGTGACGGCGCCGCCGCGTCCGGCAAAGCAGCGCACCACATAA
- a CDS encoding HAD family hydrolase has product MAIKLVAADLDGTLLDSDKQLSPDLFPLIGALEKQGVRFAPASGRQYYNLREMFAPMADELVYISENGAMVCDGAKVISFSAMPAEVVQRAVETAREIPGASAILACREGAFYENDKDGVFLENMAHYYARRRYAPDLLRLAEREPVCKVAVFCSRKAESTVLPALAPFAAEAQVALSGADWVDLMRPGMNKGQAIGSLCEALGIAPEDCMAFGDYLNDLELLQSVGESFAMANAHDTLKKTAKYICPSNDEDGVCRTIRHILGIDK; this is encoded by the coding sequence ATGGCGATCAAACTGGTCGCGGCCGATCTGGACGGCACGCTGCTGGATAGTGATAAGCAGCTTTCTCCCGATCTGTTTCCTTTGATCGGGGCGCTGGAAAAGCAGGGCGTGCGCTTTGCGCCCGCGTCCGGGCGGCAGTATTATAATTTGCGCGAAATGTTCGCGCCCATGGCGGACGAACTCGTGTATATCAGCGAAAACGGCGCCATGGTGTGCGACGGTGCAAAGGTCATTTCCTTTTCCGCCATGCCGGCGGAGGTGGTACAGCGTGCGGTCGAAACGGCCCGTGAAATTCCGGGCGCGTCGGCGATCTTGGCCTGCCGGGAAGGCGCGTTTTACGAAAACGACAAGGACGGCGTATTTCTTGAAAATATGGCGCATTATTACGCGCGCCGCCGCTATGCGCCCGATCTTTTGCGCTTAGCGGAGCGGGAACCGGTATGCAAGGTCGCGGTCTTTTGTTCGCGCAAAGCGGAATCGACCGTGCTGCCCGCGCTCGCGCCTTTTGCCGCCGAGGCGCAGGTCGCGCTCTCGGGCGCGGACTGGGTCGACCTGATGCGGCCGGGCATGAACAAGGGGCAGGCCATCGGCTCGCTGTGCGAAGCGCTCGGCATCGCGCCGGAGGACTGCATGGCGTTTGGCGATTACCTGAACGATCTGGAGCTGTTGCAGTCGGTCGGCGAATCGTTCGCCATGGCAAACGCGCACGACACACTCAAAAAAACGGCAAAATACATTTGCCCCTCTAACGATGAAGACGGCGTTTGCCGTACCATCCGCCATATCTTAGGTATTGACAAGTGA
- a CDS encoding FeoA family protein, whose translation MKTLNNLRPGEVGVVAQITAEGALKRHFLDMGITKGVPVMMERIAPFGDPVAVRLRGYSLSLRREEAKKIVLEQSR comes from the coding sequence ATGAAAACACTGAACAATCTGCGTCCCGGCGAGGTCGGCGTCGTCGCGCAGATCACGGCGGAGGGGGCGCTCAAGCGCCACTTTCTTGATATGGGCATTACCAAGGGCGTGCCCGTTATGATGGAGCGGATCGCTCCGTTTGGCGACCCCGTGGCCGTGCGGCTGCGGGGCTACAGCCTTTCCCTGCGGCGTGAAGAAGCGAAAAAAATCGTGTTGGAGCAAAGCCGATGA